In Vibrio kanaloae, the genomic stretch ACCAAATTGGATAGATAACGTGTCGAACAGCCGCGTCTTGATGCAGATCTCTGACGCGGAAAACATCGTCTATACCCAATTCAAAGCGCCATGGCCAGCCCAAGATAGAGACATGGTGACCTACTCGAAATACAGAGTGGAGGATGGGCAGTTTGTCTTATCTATTAAAGATGCATCGAACTATTTAGCTAAAGAGGCAGGGTATATTCGAATGTACGACATCGACGCCTTGTGGACCCTACAGCCTCTCACCAATGGCAATACCTACATCACCTATACCGCTTATGCGAACGCAGGAGGCATCTTACCTAACTGGCTAATGAATAAGTTATCGATTAGCAGTGCACTGAGCACGTTTAAAGGGTTGAAAGAGCAGCTACCAAAGTACCAAGG encodes the following:
- a CDS encoding START domain-containing protein, translating into MKPLHRLTIFITCILLFSPIVFATTELPWIFVKSEDGIIIHKRPHNAGLVEIQAQMQTPTTYSGFLLLLEDSENVPNWIDNVSNSRVLMQISDAENIVYTQFKAPWPAQDRDMVTYSKYRVEDGQFVLSIKDASNYLAKEAGYIRMYDIDALWTLQPLTNGNTYITYTAYANAGGILPNWLMNKLSISSALSTFKGLKEQLPKYQGQQHPNLPNEPR